The following is a genomic window from Adhaeribacter radiodurans.
AATAATAAATATGTCAGGAGGTTAAAAGTCCCCCTTCGGAGGGGGTAGGGGGAGAATTAATTTCCCGGAACTATTCTGGTAAATGGTAAATGAAAACTGGTAAATGTAAAAAAGCTCCCCGCCTTGGATAAGGAGGGGTTGGGGTTGGTTGATTTTTGAACGAGGTTCCATCCATTAAAACGTAATTACACTTAAAATCATGACTATAATATTTTTATTAATTGGTATTAGCTTAACCGTAGCCTTGCTGTTTCTGGGTTCTTTTATCTGGGCGGTACGCTCGGGGCAGTACGAAGACGATTATACCCCGGCGGTGCGGATGTTATTTGAAGAAGAAACCCCGAAAGACAACCCGTAGGTACGGTAACAATCATTTACAGCCGGTTGCAATAGACCGCCATCCACCGGAAATCTATGCACAATTAAACCTGTATCGGGTGGTTTATGCGACGAATAAACCTTTTAAATAACTATTAAAAAATAAAAATATGCTTAGGGAATTGAAGGAAGAGGAAAGTATCCATTTTTTAAAAAGTAATTCCATTGGCCGGATTGGCTGTACCGATGGCGAGAATGTGTATGTAGTACCCACTAATTACCGGTTCGAGGGAAATTCGATTATCTGTTACTCGCTGGAAGGACTGAAAATAGATATTATGCGCCACCACGCTACGGTATGTTTTGAAGTAGATGAAATTGTGGATTCCAACAATTGGAAGTGTGTAATTGTAAATGGCGTTTTTGAAGAAATAACGGATAAAGCAGAATTAAATGAATTGAGGCCTCGCTATACCGAATACTTTCTCCGGAAAAGAACCACTCTTGCATTTCCTACGTCTGCAACTCAGGCGGAGAAAGAAATAGAGGAAGTAAAAGCGATTATTTCCAACCAGGTTTTTTACCGCATTCAATTTAGTAAAATTTCGGGCCGTACGTATAATGGCTTAGAGTAACAGCGAAAGGTACAGCCAGAAAACCGCGCTCATTTATTAAAACAATTCTTTATTCAATTACCAAATCGTATTTGGCCAGTAAGCCGCTTAAGCCTGCCGACGAGAATTTAGCTTTTTTGGCCGGATTTTGTTCTAAATCAATAGCGTAATTATAAGCCGTCCGGAAATCGGTTTTGGTTAGATTGGTGCGGTTAAACAAGGTTTGGTATAAGTCGCAATTCAAAAAAGCCGCTTCGCTCAGGTCGCATTCGGCAAAGTTGGCTTCTTTAATGCTGCACGTATCGAAGGTAGTTTTCTTCAGTTTTTTGCCCACGTAACTGCTAAAATCCAGGTTGCAGTGGTAAAAAGAAATGGCAAACAAAAAGTTATCGCAACGGCTAAAGTTTAAACCCAGCAGCTTGGAGTTCCGGAAAGCCACGGTTTGCAGTTTGGCCTGGTCCAGATTCGCCAAACCCAGGTTACAGGTCTCGAAAGTACAATCAATAAACAAAGCCCCGGCAAAAGAGCTTTCGGCAAAATTACAGTTTTTAAACGTACAGGCATTAAACTCAATACCCGCCAGCTTCTTCCCCGAAAAATCAATTTTATCAAATAGTTCTTCTTCGTGCAATAATTCCATAAGTGCGTTTTAAGTACGCAAACTTAGGAGTTTTAATTTTGGGAGTAGCTTTTAAGATGAGGAAATTTAGGGGAGTGTGGCTATTTGGAGAAGAAAGCAAATTGAAGTAAAACTCAGCGCTAGTGCGAGCTTGCAGCTCGTAATTCCTTAATTATTTGAGAAATTTAAATACAACTATGGCGCGGAAGTTACTTCCGTGCCTTCCCCTACGATTAGCGAGATTACTCCATAAACTTTATTGGTAGTAGACCTTTACCGCCAGCATAATCCAGAGCACTGCTGTATACATAATGTTCAGCTTCGGCTACCATTCCAGCTTTCACGGGATTTTGATGAATATAATCCAGACAGCGTTGCTGTTTATCATTATCCAAAAGTTCAACCGGGTGGTATTGATTTTGCCAGAACTGGTATTTCTGGTGTTTGCGGCTACTTTCCGCGGCTTTTTGAAAAATAGCCAGCATCCAATCTTTCCGACTTTCTTGCTCGTTCGCCTGAATGGCCCGAATGATGGCAACAGAAGTATATTTTTT
Proteins encoded in this region:
- the ccoS gene encoding cbb3-type cytochrome oxidase assembly protein CcoS; the protein is MTIIFLLIGISLTVALLFLGSFIWAVRSGQYEDDYTPAVRMLFEEETPKDNP
- a CDS encoding pentapeptide repeat-containing protein; protein product: MELLHEEELFDKIDFSGKKLAGIEFNACTFKNCNFAESSFAGALFIDCTFETCNLGLANLDQAKLQTVAFRNSKLLGLNFSRCDNFLFAISFYHCNLDFSSYVGKKLKKTTFDTCSIKEANFAECDLSEAAFLNCDLYQTLFNRTNLTKTDFRTAYNYAIDLEQNPAKKAKFSSAGLSGLLAKYDLVIE
- a CDS encoding pyridoxamine 5'-phosphate oxidase family protein, producing the protein MLRELKEEESIHFLKSNSIGRIGCTDGENVYVVPTNYRFEGNSIICYSLEGLKIDIMRHHATVCFEVDEIVDSNNWKCVIVNGVFEEITDKAELNELRPRYTEYFLRKRTTLAFPTSATQAEKEIEEVKAIISNQVFYRIQFSKISGRTYNGLE
- a CDS encoding REP-associated tyrosine transposase, whose product is MSEKYKIRDADKIYFITFAVVHWVDVFTRREYNDLLVESFKYCQQKKGLEVYAWVIMSNHLHLALGTSGQEPLTNIIRDFKKYTSVAIIRAIQANEQESRKDWMLAIFQKAAESSRKHQKYQFWQNQYHPVELLDNDKQQRCLDYIHQNPVKAGMVAEAEHYVYSSALDYAGGKGLLPIKFME